The segment GAGGTGAGAATTCCGAGTTTCACAAGAACTCGGAATTCTCTACTGCTCAGTGTTATTTCTGGAGAGTTGCACCTGTGCTAAATTCTGAGCGACTGAAAGCGACGGCTCTAAACCGATGGGTCGAGGTTTATAGCATTCTGGCGATCGAAGGGTTTCTAGCCGTACTCATTGGGTTTGGGCTGGTCGTGCTTGGATTAACAGGTGTCGCTTGGATGCTTGGCGGAATTGCGGCGGGTGCGATCGTGATTTCTAGCTATCGAGCCTTGACTCATGAGCCGATTCAACCGAATCGCAATGCTCGAAAAGCAGGTCAATTACTCATCGGTTTAACGATCGGGTTATCGCTGCAACATCGCAATCTCAGTGCATTATCTGCTCATCTGCTCGTCTTTCTCGGCTTGCCTGTGTTTTTGATGCTGGCGGGTGCATTGATTGGCGTTATCTATTCGCGAGTTGAAAAGACTGACTTATTAACCGGACTATTAGCAACGACTCCCGGAAACATTGGAGTCATGGCAAGTATTGCCGCAGAGTACACCCAGAATACAGCATTAGTTTCTCTGGTTCAGCTCATGCGATTTACCACGGTTGTTGCTGGAATGCCTCTGCTTGCAAATGTGGCTTTTACTCGTTCGAGCAATGATGAGATTTCTGCGATCGTTCAAAGTATTATCAAAATTTCTTGGACTGATCTCCAAACTTCGTGCTTATTTATTGGAATTGCGCTCATTGCTGCTTATTTCGGAACAAAGTTGAGAATTCCGATCGCAAATTTTCTGTGCGCGATCGCGGTTGGGCTGATGTTTGAGGTCTTGTCATTGAGCTTTCCAGCGATTGCTCAACTCGATTTTCAACTCCCGATTTTCTTGAATCTGATCGGTCAAATCTTACTCGGAATTACGATTGGTGAATATTGGGGAATTAATCCAAAGTTGAAAATTTTATCGATCGTGCGGTCTATTGTTCCAGTGGTATTGATGTCGATCGCTGCATTGATCGCTGCGTTGATTATTCAATCTCTCACTCAATGGGATTGGCTCACTTGCCTACTTGTTGCGTCTCCAGGGGGTTCGCCTGAAATGATTTGGATTGCACTGAGCTTGCAGCAAGATCCTGAAATTATTACAGCAGGACATCTAGTTCGCTTACTAACGATCAATCTATCGTTGCCGTTCATCTTAGCACTCATTCCCATACTTCAATCTGAGAATGAACAGAGCTAATCGTTCACTCCAATACATCTGATAGGGCGATCGGGAGCACTCTAAGTTTAGATTCTCCCACTCGCCACCAAAACATGAATTCAGTCAACGACGACCTCGCATTTCAATTTGTGTCTTTCTGTTTTTCCTCACGGCGCTCCTCTTTTTTTTCTTCTTTCTGCTCTTTCTTACTCTCCTGTCCTGAACCAGATTGTCCCGAAGCTGGAGAAACCTCGGGTGCGGGAGTTGGGGACGGTGAGAGTGTCGGACTTGCAGCTGGCTCCGGATCAACCGGAGGACTCGTCGGGGGTTCTGGCTCCGGAGTCGTGACAGGAGGGAGCGGATCAGATTCCGCTTCTGGTGTGACAGAGGGAGAAGGAGTTGGGACAGGCGTTTGGTTCGGAGTCGCTTTTGGGCTGGCTTGCGGGACAACCGAAGGCGCAGTTATTTTTTCAGAGTTCTGTTTTGGACGAGATGACGGTTCAGCGAGCGGCGATTCAGTCGATCTCGGAGGTACGGGAACCGTTTGCTGACTTGTAAATCGGCTTGCTAAAACACTGCCAGATACTAGTCCTATCATTGCAAGACCACCCCAAAGCCAGGGCTGCCAGTTTTGGTTCTGGGGCTGCACGACTGGCGGCTGGGTCTGAATATTTGTTCGATCGCCCCGAGGCGAGCTAATGGCAACCGTTGCAACCTGGCTAATGGGTGTACTGGCAGCCGGAACCGATCTGATCGACGGCACTGAAACAGATGTTTTCTCAGAGTCTGGGAGCAAGGCTAGCCATTCATTCATGGTTGCAGGACGATGATGGGGTTCTAGCGCCATGCCTCGTAGAATGGCCTGATTGACTCTCGGACTTAAATCAGGACGGAATTCGCGCGGTTCTAGAAGCGGTTGACGATCGCGCAAAATGGACGCGATCGGAACCTGAGCCGTTACTAGAGAATACAGCGTCGCAGCAAGTCCATACACATCGATCGCGGCTGTCCGTTTGGTTTGGGGCAGATATTGCTCGATCGGAGCATAGCCTTCGGAAAACATACTCGTGTGCGTTTGAGTCATCCCCGGAGAAAATTCGCGCGCTGTACCAAAATCAATCAGAATGACTTGCCCTGTAACTTGATGCAGAATCAAGTTCTGAGGTTTCACATCGCGATGCAGCAGTCCGAGATGATGGACGGCATTCAATGCGGCTCCGACTTGATGAACATACGCGATCGCGGTTGATTCGGGTAATGGCGCATTCGGAAACACCACCTGCGCTAAAGTTGGCCCTGGAATATAGTCCATGACCATGTACGGTAAACCATCTTCCACAAAAAAGTCATTGACTCGCACAATCCCCGGATGAACAAACATCGCAAGCCGTTTTGCTTCATCCTGAAACTGACGTTGAAAATTCGCAAACTGCTGATCTTGACGCAGCGCATCATTGATCGTTTTAATCACCACGACTTGATTGAGCCAATGATGAGTCGCCCGGTAGGTGATGCCAAAACCGCCTCGTCCGAGTTCTTGATCCAGGGTGTATTTCCCGTTTTGCAAGGCTTTGCCCACAAAGGTAGTCATGACAATTCAGTGCAATTTGGTTGAAACAGACGGTTCTAGTTTAAGTCACGCTTGCGCGATCTCCGAGTTCCTTTGGGTGAACATTGAGTGAACATTGCCGCAAATGTTGTCCTCCAACCCAAGCCAGACCTCAATTCTCATTTAAATCGCTAGAATTTAATTCGGTCATTTCTCTGTGTGCCTAAAATGAAACAGTCCTACCCAATCGCGCCCAAGCATCCCTATGTGCATCAACTGCATGGAGATGAACGCATTGACGATTATTCTTGGTTGAGAGAACGCGACAATCCTGAAGTTATCGCCTATCTAGAAGCAGAGAATACTTACACGGAAGCACGAATGCAGCATACCGAATCGCTGCAAACTCAACTCTACGAGGAAATGCTCTCGCGGATTCAAGAAGATGATTTATCAGTGCCTTACCGCTACGGTGAGTTTTATTACTACACGCGCACTGAAACTGGAAAAGCTTATCCGATTCACTGTCGTAAATATCAAACATTAGATGCGCCCGAAGAAATACTTCTGGATCAAAATCAACTAGCTGAAGGGACAGAGTACTTTAGCTTAGGCGGGTTTGAAATTAGTCCAAATCATCAATTATTGGCATATTCGATCGATACAACAGGTGCAGAACGCTACACCCTATTTTTCCTAGATTTAGCAACTCATCAACTGTATCCCGAATCGATTCCTGATACTGCTTCTTTTACTTGGGGCAATGATAATCAAACGGTTTTCTATGCTCAAATTGATGCTGTAAATCGCCCGTACAAGCTATTTCGACATCAGTTAGGTCAGAGCGCAGAGTCGGATCAACTGCTGTTTCATGAAGCAGATGATTCTTATTTCCTCGGTATTGATAAAACTCGGAGTGAAGCGTATTTGCTTCTGAGTTTAGGTAGTAACATTACCTCGGAAGTTTACTATCTCGATGCGAATGATCCGAATGGGGAGTTTCGCCTAATTCGTCCCCGCGAGACTGGAATTGAGTATGAAATTGAGCATCATACGGATACCTTTTATATTCTGACGAATGACAACGCGCTGAATTTCAAACTCATGCAAGCTCCGGTGAGCAATCCGAGCGTTGAACATTGGAAGACAGTGATTGAACATCATGAAGATGTATTTTTAATGGGTGTCAGTGCGTTTGCCGATCATTTAGTTATTTACGATCGCGAATCTGGACTGCCGAATATTCGAGTGCGTAAATTGTCCACTCAGGAAGAACATCGCATCTCATTTCCCGAACCCACTTACGAAGTTTCAGAATCGATCAATCCAGAATTCAATACGCAGATTCTTCGGTTTGGCTACACTTCGCTAGTTACGCCATCTTCGATTTTTGAATACAATCTCGACACACAGATCCGCGAACTGAAGAAAGAAACCCCTGTTTTGGGTGGCTACGATCGCACTCAGTACAAGAGCGAACGACTCGAAGCGATCGCAGCCGATGGTGCGAAGATTCCTTTGTCGATCGTGTACCGAGGAGATCTCGATCGCAATGGACGAAATCCTTTGCTGATGACAGGTTATGGCTCTTATGGCGTTAACTATCCAGATGTTTTTTCGTCTACTCGATTAGCTTTACTCGATCGAGGTGTAGTTCTCGCGATCGCGCATATTCGAGGGGGTTCGGAACTCGGGCGCAAGTGGTATTTAGATGGAAAATTCTTGCAAAAGCAGAATACTTTCAGTGATTTTATTACCTGTGCCGAAACGTTGATTCAAGCAGGTTGGACAGATCGTGATCATTTAGCAATTTCTGGCGGCAGTGCGGGTGGATTGCTTGTCGGAGCCGTGATTAATCAGCGTCCAGACTTGTTTCGAGCTGCGATCGCACAAGTTCCTTTCGTCGATGTCGTTACTACGATTTTAGATACCTCGCTGCCTTTATCAGCAATAGAATGGGAAGAGTGGGGCAATCCGAATGAACGAGAGTTTTACTTTTATATGAAAGGCTATTCGCCTTACGATAATGTTGAAGCCAAGGCATATCCCGCGTTGCTTGTAACTGCTGGCTTAAACGATCCGCGTGTTTCTTACTGGGAACCTGCAAAGTGGACAGCAAAGCTCCGCGCTCTCAAAACTGACACAAACGTTTTACTCTTAAAAACCAACATGGGAGCCGGCCATGGTGGTGCATCGGGACGATATGAGCGATTAAAAGAAATTGCCTTTGAATACGCTTTTCTACTCGATCAGTGGAAGATTACCTGATGGCGTGCCAGCAGAGCTTGGTATGCTGTGAAAGCGGTTAGCGAAACTCGATCGATGAATCAAACTCAGAAATCTCCCAAAGTCGTTGTCGTCGGAGCAGGATGGGCTGGCTTAGGCTCAGCCTATCATCTGGCAAAACAAGGGTATGATGTCACGCTCTTAGAAGCAGGCGGGTATCCAGGTGGACTGGTTGCAGGTTGGAAAACGGCGCAAGGTCGATCGGTCGAAGCGGGAATCCATGGATTCTGGTATCCCTACCGCAATATTTTCTCGCTGGTCGAACAGTTAGGCTTGCAGCCTTTTACGGATTGGACTCGCTCTTCGCAATATTCTCCGAATGGTTTAGAAGTCGAGTCTCCAATTTTCCAGCAAGAGCCGAGACTGCCTACGCCTTTGGGGACGTTCTTGTACACTCGGTTTAAGCGATTACCTTTAAGCGATCGACTGTCTGCTTTGCCATTGCTTTATGCGGTGGTTGATTTTGATAATTCAGATGAAGCATGGCAGCGATATGATTCGGTCACTGCTCGTGAGCTTTTCAAACAGTTTGGAGTCTCTGCTCGGCTGTACAAAGAGTCATTTGAGCCGATGTTACTGGTGGGATTATTTGCACCGGGAGAACAATGTTCGGCAGCAGCAGCTTTAGGAATGCTGTACTACTTTATTTTGGCGCATCAGCCTGATTTTGATGTGGTTTGGTGTCGGGGCACTGTGGGAGATCAGATCTTTCGTCCTTGGGTTGAACAAATTGAGACTGCTGGTGGGCGAGTGCTGACTCAAAAGCGCGTCAGCGATGTGATCATCCAAGATGGAAAAGCAACTGGGGTTGTATGTGGAGAAGAGGTATTTGAAGCAGATGCCGTGATCTTTTCAGTTGGGATTACTGGGATGCAAAAGATTGTTAGCAGTAGTGCAACTTTGCGTCAGTTTCCTGAATTTTGTAACTTGATGAATTTAAGTGCGATCGATGTCTTAGCAACTCGGCTGTGGTTCGATCGTAAAGTGTCTGTTCCTCTACCCTCGAATGCTTGCTTTGGGTTTGATAACACAACAGGCTGGACATTCTTTGATCTGAATGCGCTGCATGACGAATGGAAAGATCAGCCTGGTAGTGTGATTGAAGCAGATTTTTATCATGCGAATCAACTGCTGCCGATGAGTGATGCAGACATTGTTGCGAAAGTGCATCGCGATCTAGCAACTTGTGTGCCTGAGTTTCGGTCTGCGAAAGTCATAGATAGCAGTGTGATTCGACTCTCGAAAGCAGTGACGCACTTCGCTCCTGGAAGCTATCAGTCGATGCTTTCGGGAACGACGAGCATCGCGAATCTCTTGATGAGTGGCGATTGGATTATTACTCGGCATGGGTCTTGGTCACAGGAAAAAGCGTATGTGACTGGGCTTGAGGCTGCGAATCGAGTGATTGAGCAGTTCAGAATGGGTTCACCTGCACCGATTATTCCAGTTGAACCTGATGAACCTCATATCGATATTGCTCGCACCACAAACCGGATGCTGAGAGACTGGGCAAGTCGCGTTTTTCCATCGCTCTGGTTACCTTGACGCAAGAGTAAACCTTAAGAGACTTGTAGGATTAGCGCGATCGCACATAAGGTTCAGTATAATTTCAGCTTCGGAAGCAGCAAGGGTTCGAGAGATTGTCGCGGGGAGCAATCGCCTGAGTGTTGAATATCCGAGTGGCTCGCTCGTCAACCCTACAAAATACTGAGGAGCATTATGCTCACGCTATTAGGCATTCCCCGCTTCGAGCAATATGTCTTGAATATGGCATTGGTTCATTTGTGCGATCGCGAAAGTCATGTGGGATATCTCACACGTCAGCTTAATGCAACGGATGGATCTGTGCAGCAAATTACAATTTACCTGCCGCATCCAGAGCAGCAATATGATGGCATGACTCTAGAGGCAGGCTTGACCCAAGGCTACAACATTGAAGTCGAAGCCATTCTCGATCGCAGTCAAATTTGTTATGGAATTCCCAACGGCGCACAGTTTGTTCGAGTCTTGCGGCAAAAAGGAATCGATCAAGGGTTTCAGCTTGCTGCGATCGGGTTATTTATTCGTCCTCTGGCGATTCTGAAGCTCGACATGATTCTGAATATTGAAGCTGCGGAATATCAAACGATCGCAGTTCGGCATCCTGTGATTCGAGATTATCCGAGTGATTGGGAGCAAAAGCTGAATCAGTTTCTTCAGCGAGAGATTGCGAGTGAAGCTTTGCCGAATTTAGCAGGGTATGTCGATCGAGCAATGAACTCAGACTATACTCCTCCAAATTGGGCACAGATTTCCAAGGCTTAACGACTTAGACAGAACATTTCTACATGCCTTCCTACCGTGTCTATCCAATTTCATCGCCTGATGTTTACACGGTAGGTTGTCTTGCATCTGATTTGAGGTGTGAAATCTGGGAACGCCCCCTAAGTTCCCCAGAATGCGGGACTTTGAGAATCCAAAACGCTTTGGCTTGAAGTCTACCAAATTTGGGGGATTTAGGGGGCACGACAGACTGTGTCTTTCACGATCAATTTAGGAATGCTATCGCTTTTCTAGAAAGCTAGCTCATCTCGAATGTCGCGATCGCCCTTCAGACACATCTGAGGGCGATTTTTGTGGCTTAGCACTTGCCGCCGATTCTGTCTCTTAGGCGTTCTGGTCTAACCAAACTGTCAACTCTTCGATCTGCGTGAAATCTAATAATGCTTCACCTAATTCTTCGAGTTGCTCGATCGACAATGCCTCAACCTGGGCAGTTGTTTCTGGTGAAAGGGCACCGACTCGACGGGCGAGTTGTTTTAAGATCAGCGATCGACCTTCTTCTTGTCGCCCTTCCTGTTTTCCTCGCTGTTCTCCCAACCGTTCCCCTTCTCGCAAAATCTCCTGATACCAGGGTGACTCTCGCAGTACTGCCATATCCCACCTCATAATTTGCCGAACAATTTCACTTCCCAACACAAAACTAGCAAAAAATGCCAGTAATGATTCCAATTCGACCAATTGCTGATCCCCGCGCAATTGATTCAAGGCTCGCTGTACCACTGTAGTCTCCCCACCATTCTTCAACACGGGCACAAAGGGTAAGAGCGCATTCAGCGATTGCTCAAAGACGATCGAGGCTTCTATTTCCCATAGATTAATGACCTGGTAATCTTGCCGCGACTGTAGCCCCATGAAGTTGGATTCGTAGCGATCGAGAATCGTGACTGTAGATGCGGGGGGCAAGATGTTGATTAAAACCGGATAAATCGGGAGGCTATACTTCTCCTCAGCGAGGGCTGCATAGGCTCGCATTCGCACAGGCAGCTTGTCGTTGTAGCGCAACTGCAACTCATTGAGAATCAGAAACTCTCCCTGCGTGGGGCTGTAAGCTTTAACCAAAACATCATTTTCTCGGCTGACCCACTGAAAATCAGATCCGAGGATTTCTTGAGCAATCACATCGGGTTGCTGAGTCACCCATTGCACCCAAGCAGTCGGTGCCAGACTAATAAGACGTTTACCACCAATATCAGCTTTTTTGACCACGGACTATTTTAGAG is part of the Leptolyngbya boryana PCC 6306 genome and harbors:
- a CDS encoding serine/threonine protein kinase, with the translated sequence MTTFVGKALQNGKYTLDQELGRGGFGITYRATHHWLNQVVVIKTINDALRQDQQFANFQRQFQDEAKRLAMFVHPGIVRVNDFFVEDGLPYMVMDYIPGPTLAQVVFPNAPLPESTAIAYVHQVGAALNAVHHLGLLHRDVKPQNLILHQVTGQVILIDFGTAREFSPGMTQTHTSMFSEGYAPIEQYLPQTKRTAAIDVYGLAATLYSLVTAQVPIASILRDRQPLLEPREFRPDLSPRVNQAILRGMALEPHHRPATMNEWLALLPDSEKTSVSVPSIRSVPAASTPISQVATVAISSPRGDRTNIQTQPPVVQPQNQNWQPWLWGGLAMIGLVSGSVLASRFTSQQTVPVPPRSTESPLAEPSSRPKQNSEKITAPSVVPQASPKATPNQTPVPTPSPSVTPEAESDPLPPVTTPEPEPPTSPPVDPEPAASPTLSPSPTPAPEVSPASGQSGSGQESKKEQKEEKKEERREEKQKDTN
- a CDS encoding S9 family peptidase yields the protein MKQSYPIAPKHPYVHQLHGDERIDDYSWLRERDNPEVIAYLEAENTYTEARMQHTESLQTQLYEEMLSRIQEDDLSVPYRYGEFYYYTRTETGKAYPIHCRKYQTLDAPEEILLDQNQLAEGTEYFSLGGFEISPNHQLLAYSIDTTGAERYTLFFLDLATHQLYPESIPDTASFTWGNDNQTVFYAQIDAVNRPYKLFRHQLGQSAESDQLLFHEADDSYFLGIDKTRSEAYLLLSLGSNITSEVYYLDANDPNGEFRLIRPRETGIEYEIEHHTDTFYILTNDNALNFKLMQAPVSNPSVEHWKTVIEHHEDVFLMGVSAFADHLVIYDRESGLPNIRVRKLSTQEEHRISFPEPTYEVSESINPEFNTQILRFGYTSLVTPSSIFEYNLDTQIRELKKETPVLGGYDRTQYKSERLEAIAADGAKIPLSIVYRGDLDRNGRNPLLMTGYGSYGVNYPDVFSSTRLALLDRGVVLAIAHIRGGSELGRKWYLDGKFLQKQNTFSDFITCAETLIQAGWTDRDHLAISGGSAGGLLVGAVINQRPDLFRAAIAQVPFVDVVTTILDTSLPLSAIEWEEWGNPNEREFYFYMKGYSPYDNVEAKAYPALLVTAGLNDPRVSYWEPAKWTAKLRALKTDTNVLLLKTNMGAGHGGASGRYERLKEIAFEYAFLLDQWKIT
- a CDS encoding AbrB family transcriptional regulator, whose translation is MLNSERLKATALNRWVEVYSILAIEGFLAVLIGFGLVVLGLTGVAWMLGGIAAGAIVISSYRALTHEPIQPNRNARKAGQLLIGLTIGLSLQHRNLSALSAHLLVFLGLPVFLMLAGALIGVIYSRVEKTDLLTGLLATTPGNIGVMASIAAEYTQNTALVSLVQLMRFTTVVAGMPLLANVAFTRSSNDEISAIVQSIIKISWTDLQTSCLFIGIALIAAYFGTKLRIPIANFLCAIAVGLMFEVLSLSFPAIAQLDFQLPIFLNLIGQILLGITIGEYWGINPKLKILSIVRSIVPVVLMSIAALIAALIIQSLTQWDWLTCLLVASPGGSPEMIWIALSLQQDPEIITAGHLVRLLTINLSLPFILALIPILQSENEQS
- a CDS encoding DUF4351 domain-containing protein; the encoded protein is MVKKADIGGKRLISLAPTAWVQWVTQQPDVIAQEILGSDFQWVSRENDVLVKAYSPTQGEFLILNELQLRYNDKLPVRMRAYAALAEEKYSLPIYPVLINILPPASTVTILDRYESNFMGLQSRQDYQVINLWEIEASIVFEQSLNALLPFVPVLKNGGETTVVQRALNQLRGDQQLVELESLLAFFASFVLGSEIVRQIMRWDMAVLRESPWYQEILREGERLGEQRGKQEGRQEEGRSLILKQLARRVGALSPETTAQVEALSIEQLEELGEALLDFTQIEELTVWLDQNA
- a CDS encoding hydroxysqualene dehydroxylase; translation: MKAVSETRSMNQTQKSPKVVVVGAGWAGLGSAYHLAKQGYDVTLLEAGGYPGGLVAGWKTAQGRSVEAGIHGFWYPYRNIFSLVEQLGLQPFTDWTRSSQYSPNGLEVESPIFQQEPRLPTPLGTFLYTRFKRLPLSDRLSALPLLYAVVDFDNSDEAWQRYDSVTARELFKQFGVSARLYKESFEPMLLVGLFAPGEQCSAAAALGMLYYFILAHQPDFDVVWCRGTVGDQIFRPWVEQIETAGGRVLTQKRVSDVIIQDGKATGVVCGEEVFEADAVIFSVGITGMQKIVSSSATLRQFPEFCNLMNLSAIDVLATRLWFDRKVSVPLPSNACFGFDNTTGWTFFDLNALHDEWKDQPGSVIEADFYHANQLLPMSDADIVAKVHRDLATCVPEFRSAKVIDSSVIRLSKAVTHFAPGSYQSMLSGTTSIANLLMSGDWIITRHGSWSQEKAYVTGLEAANRVIEQFRMGSPAPIIPVEPDEPHIDIARTTNRMLRDWASRVFPSLWLP